In a single window of the Aquipuribacter hungaricus genome:
- a CDS encoding carbohydrate ABC transporter permease, producing the protein MSTSTSAARTAPGEQDGPRRVPPAARRRPVTPGRVLLYAVLTLVSLAWLFPVVWAVYNSFRDYAFTAVNGYVSFGGFTLDNYARAWEQGDFGRHFLNTLVIVVPSVLVTLFLASMVAFVLARFSWGLNVAMLVFFTAANLLPQQALLIPLFRFFLRVGLYDSYWALIIVHVAFQMGFCTFVLSNYMKTLPKELTEAAFVDGAGVLRQYVQIILPLCRPPLAALATLQVTWVYNDFFWAVAFLSTGDKFPVTSALANLQGQFFIDYNLLSAGSVIVAVPTLVVFFALQRHFVSGLTLGANKG; encoded by the coding sequence ATGAGCACCTCGACGTCCGCAGCCCGCACCGCCCCCGGCGAGCAGGACGGACCGCGGCGGGTCCCGCCGGCGGCCCGTCGCAGGCCCGTCACCCCGGGGCGGGTGCTGCTCTACGCGGTGCTGACGCTGGTGTCCCTGGCCTGGCTGTTCCCGGTGGTGTGGGCGGTCTACAACTCGTTCCGCGACTACGCCTTCACCGCGGTCAACGGCTACGTGTCGTTCGGCGGGTTCACCCTGGACAACTACGCCCGCGCCTGGGAGCAGGGCGACTTCGGCCGGCACTTCCTCAACACGCTGGTCATCGTCGTGCCGTCGGTGCTCGTGACGCTGTTCCTGGCGTCCATGGTGGCGTTCGTGCTCGCGCGCTTCTCGTGGGGCCTCAACGTCGCGATGCTCGTGTTCTTCACCGCCGCGAACCTGCTCCCGCAGCAGGCCCTGCTCATCCCGCTGTTCCGGTTCTTCCTGCGGGTGGGGCTGTACGACTCGTACTGGGCGCTGATCATCGTCCACGTCGCGTTCCAGATGGGTTTCTGCACGTTCGTCCTCAGCAACTACATGAAGACGCTGCCGAAGGAGCTCACCGAGGCCGCCTTCGTCGACGGGGCGGGCGTGCTCCGCCAGTACGTCCAGATCATCCTGCCGCTGTGCCGGCCGCCGCTCGCGGCGCTGGCGACCCTGCAGGTGACGTGGGTCTACAACGACTTCTTCTGGGCGGTCGCGTTCCTGTCCACGGGCGACAAGTTCCCCGTCACCAGCGCCCTGGCGAACCTGCAGGGGCAGTTCTTCATCGACTACAACCTGCTGAGCGCAGGGTCGGTCATCGTCGCGGTGCCCACG
- a CDS encoding carbohydrate ABC transporter permease yields the protein MTATPVAPPPAPAAGGGARPRRRRRTRLQLLTTTDRVVLAVMVAVPALIVLCIVWLPTLGTVLLSFTGWNGIGGLDRVNFVGTDNYEAITTSYPPFWTAIRNNVLWLAVFFLVATPLGMFLAVLLDRDLKGSWFYRSSIYLPVVLSLALAGFIWQLIYSRDQGLLNVVLGLEGSDRVDWYGDPSVNIWAVLVAASWRHVGYIMLLYLAGLKSVDLALKEAAAMDGASETRTFFSVVFPTLAPINVVVLVITVIESLRAFDLVWVVNKGRNGLELLSALVTANIVGEASLVGFGSAIATILFAIAMVFVVPYLGSILREERR from the coding sequence GTGACGGCGACCCCGGTGGCGCCTCCCCCGGCCCCCGCGGCCGGGGGAGGGGCCCGCCCGCGGAGACGGCGGCGGACCCGGCTGCAGCTGCTCACCACGACCGACCGGGTCGTCCTGGCGGTCATGGTGGCCGTCCCGGCGCTCATCGTCCTGTGCATCGTGTGGCTGCCGACGCTGGGCACGGTGCTGCTGTCCTTCACGGGGTGGAACGGCATCGGCGGCCTGGACCGCGTGAACTTCGTCGGCACCGACAACTACGAGGCCATCACCACGAGCTACCCGCCGTTCTGGACCGCGATCCGGAACAACGTGCTGTGGCTGGCCGTGTTCTTCCTCGTGGCGACCCCCCTGGGCATGTTCCTGGCGGTCCTGCTCGACCGGGACCTCAAGGGGTCGTGGTTCTACCGCAGCTCCATCTACCTGCCCGTCGTGCTGTCCCTGGCGCTCGCCGGCTTCATCTGGCAGCTCATCTACAGCCGCGACCAGGGCCTGCTCAACGTCGTCCTGGGTCTCGAGGGCTCGGACCGGGTCGACTGGTACGGCGACCCGTCGGTCAACATCTGGGCGGTGCTCGTGGCGGCGTCGTGGCGCCACGTCGGCTACATCATGCTGCTGTACCTGGCGGGCCTGAAGAGCGTCGACCTGGCGCTCAAGGAGGCCGCCGCCATGGACGGCGCGTCGGAGACGCGGACCTTCTTCTCGGTCGTCTTCCCGACGCTCGCGCCGATCAACGTCGTGGTGCTGGTCATCACCGTCATCGAGTCCCTGCGCGCCTTCGACCTGGTGTGGGTGGTCAACAAGGGCCGTAACGGCCTGGAGCTCCTCAGCGCGCTGGTCACCGCCAACATCGTCGGCGAGGCCAGCCTCGTCGGGTTCGGCTCGGCGATCGCGACGATCCTCTTCGCGATCGCGATGGTGTTCGTCGTCCCCTACCTGGGCAGCATCCTCCGGGAGGAGCGACGATGA